The DNA sequence GTAATACCCTCTGAAGGCTGTAatcaggggggggggctgtcggCACAGGACTGCTCACCCCTATAAAGCTATACGCCTACGCCGGGTGCATCTTCACACACAACAGCAAAGCAAAAACCTCCATTTCGCAGGCAATTTTAATCAGAGCAGAGATGCGTTTAAAAATTTGCCagcaaatatacaaaaaaaggCTTCTCTTTAAAAATACTAAAATTAGGGGAGACAAATCATCACTTTTGCAATCTCTGAATCACACATTTACctgtgctgcaaaaaaaaaaacaaaacagcagatGTGCCAATATCTCCGAAATAACGTCACATTTCAGGGAACATTTTGTAAAAACTGTTGCTTACCGCTTTTCTAAACTTTCCTGTGAGGGAAGAAGTTGATTCTCTcattacaaacagcacagacTACGCCATTGCAAAACAATGAGGTCAAGCACAGTACAGGACAGATGCTACAGTACCAGGTCATTGCGACTCTCTCAGCAACACTAAGCCAAAATGATCCGCTTATGCCTAAATTGAGACCACGGCCCAGCAGAGGACTAACTAAACCAATCACCGAAACATGAATCACGACATCACTGCAGTCAGAGGCGCCGTTTCAGTACAGATACACAACAAACGGTTcgattataaaaaaaaataaaagaactgGAGGAGACAACACAGTGGAACTTTCAGTCAGCAACATGTGAACAGTCAGAACCCAGTGACCAGGCATCTTGCAAGATTTTACCCACATCTTTTTCACCCAACTTACCAACACAGGaggtttcattttgttttattgcaaAACACAACAAGCATTTTAAAACGGAGATGAATTACATGGAAATTACTACAGTAATTATAAACATGAGCATTGACCACATGAAATACATGAGCTGGAATGTCCAAAACTATCATTACCACACTAAAAACAAACTGCTTATATTGTACAAGGGAGAAAAACCAAAACACAGCAAACAAAAagaacctgcccccccccacccccgccaggACTTGTAATCTTTCCTCGACACTTTAAACCAAAGAAATTAAGATCTTCATCAAGGCGTCTGCATCCAAACATTTAACAAAGGTTTTTTCGACAGTGAAGCAAATACTTTATGTCCACTTCACATTACTGGCCCTGTGCAGAGGAAATACATAAAAGATACATAAAGTGTTAACAAGTGGAGCAAACATTTACAGAAGCCTGTATGTGGGAGAGAAGGTAGTTAGTCGCAGAGACGCCGGCTCCTCAAGGGGGCGCCCACACCTAGGGGGAAAGGGTTAGCGGCGGCGCGGGCCGGCGGCGGCGGGGAGCGGGGCAAGCGGTACCTGCTGGGGGGGCGCGGCCCCCATGGCTTGGGGGCTGCCCTGTCCGTAATATGCCGCCTGCTGCCGGTAGTACTCAGCCCAGGCTGCACTGTAGTCCGGCTGGCCTCCTGCCGGGGACGCAGCAGCCGGCGCTGCCTGGGGAGCCGCCTGACCTGGAACAGGAAGCGAACGGGGTCACAAGGTCAGCACATACTTCCAGGTCACACAAAGCCACGATTCCGCTGAAAGCAGAGGAGCATGGGTAGCCTGTAAGGGAGGGAACGACCCCACCACCACTGTCTCCGGGTCGTGGGACAGAAACCCCCTGTGATACTCTCGGGCTGTGGGGCCCAGAGCCCCAACTGGAAAGGGCCTGATCTGCCCCAGCAGCCCGGCATGCGGCCCCAGGGCCCAAGGCGACGGCGTACCTTGCTTTTTGTAGTACTCCTCCCAGGCTTTAGTGTAGTCCTGCTGCGGCTGCCCCTGTTGACCTAGAAATGTGCAGGTAAGTTAGCCTTATCTCGCTACGCTAGGAAagctaactaactaactaagcTATGAGCACTTACACGCTTCCTCTAACATCAACATGTGCATCCAGCATGCAGCTCTACTGCAAAACATGGCACATTTACAAGCGTATGTGCGACAGCTCCTGCTGGGTAGCTACTGCTAAAGAGGAGGTCCGACTCAACCTCCTCATCCTGTCTGCCCCAAACGGGACCCCACAACTGTCTGCTCCCCGTATGCTCTCCGAATCTACgtttggcaaaatattttataccCAATTTCTTGTAATATTCTTCCCAGGCCTTGGTGTAATCTGTCTGTCCACTCTGACCTGGAGCCTGCGGGTCACCTGTTAAAAATGGCACAATTTTAATTGATAACCATTCTTACAGCTGCATATAAGTAGCCTGAACTGGCGTAGAGCTGCCCCTGACCCGTGGGGGTCAAGCCCCACTAAGACTGCGTTCAGTGAGCGTGCTGAACGTCACAGTTTGCCGCATAAAGGCCCCGGTCCCCGCGGGAAGGCGACGGCAAGCTTGGCGCAGGGGCCTCGGGGCCCGCCTCACCTTGCCCGTTGGTCTGTGCGGTGCCCGGCGCAGCAGCAGCGGGGGCCATGGGAGGCTGCGGCTGCTGCTGGTACTGCGAGTAGTACGCCGCCCAGGCCGCAGCGTTGGCATCGGCGGCAGCCTTCCCTGTGAGAGACGAGGGCATCACCGGACCGGCCATCAGACAAGCGGGCTGGATCATGGGGCTTAAGGAACAAGCAGGACCGGCGGGGAGACTCACCAGGATCTGGCTGGCCTTGCTGCCAGTGAGGGAAGCCATTACCCCAACCCTGGGGCTGGTAGGGGGCAGGGGGACCGCTGTACAGGGGACAAGCAATCAGGCATGTCCccaacacagacacaggcaaaGTGGAATACCGGGAACACTAAGCAGGCTCTTACTGTGGTCCAGGGGGACCCTGGTTGTACGGCCCAGGGTTATAGGGTCCCATCGGGGCAGGAGGCCCAGGTGGTCCAGGTGGGCCGTGTGGAGAAGGTCCTCCATGTGGACCGGGGGGGCCGTGGGGACCGCCTATGGGACTGACGGGACCCTGGAGGACAGGAAGCTGGCACTCAGAACCACAGACCTCTGCCATGTACAGGAtttggggggtggaggggggacaCTCACCCCGATCTTCTCCTCCACCAACTGCCTGGCGTAGTCGATCTGCTGGGGGGAGCCGCGGATGGTGAAGATCTTGAGGTTGGGgtcagtgttgggggggggattcctCTGCAGCTCTACCCGAGCCCCTGACTGCTGGCTGATGCTTTTGATGGTCTCACCCCCTACACGAGAAGGTGTGCAGGTCAGACGGGAGCACGGGACTGTTTGTACACACGGCTACAGCCAGGGGGGGGCTCCACACCTTTGCCGATGATGAGGCCGGTCTTCATGGCAGGTACAGTAAAGGTGAACTCCTGCAGCCCCCCAGGGGGACCCATGTTCCAGTTGCCCTGTCCCCTGCCGCGGCCCCGACCCCCAGGCCCTGGGGGGCCGCCGGCCTGCACGCTCCTCAGCAAATCAGCGATTATCTCAGCGGCGTGCTGAGCCCGGTCAGGTGGGCCCATGATCTGAGCTATTCTCTCAGGCATCGACCCATCATctgagggaggggaggggtcagTTAGGTAAGCTCTTGCTCTTTAAATATCAGATCACAGCACACGCCAACACAGACCCTGCATTCACCTGGTTTAAACTGGATTCTGACTCCAGTGTCATTCTGGATCTTCTTGATCATCTCACCATTCCTGCCAATCACTATCCCGACAGCAAACCTCGGGACAGGGACCTGGGGACAGTCAGGGTACCATCACTGAGGAGACTGGGCCATCTTTAATTGGGCGTTCATCTTTAATTCATCATTTTGGGAAGATCCATATGAACTATAGCCACTTCAAATAGACCTTCAAAAGCACCTTTTGGTGAGAAAAGCAAGCAGAGGCTATACTCACGTCGAGCGTGTCACCCCCGCCCATGCGGGAGCCGTACTCGCCTCGCTGTTCCCGGAAGCCCTGATCCcggatcagctccatcaccatCTCTTTGGCTTGCTGAAACGACAGGACACAGTGAGCTCAGCACGGTCAGACCTCCCTCCTACCACACAGAGATGCTCCTACCTGGACCTTGAAAGGCTCCCCGGTAATCCTGAGAGGCTTGTCAGCCCCTGTGTTCTGAGGGCCCTCTTGGATCATAACCATCTTCACACCGGCACgttccttggggggggggggggcagtcagaaACTGTGCAGCATGGCATGCTGGGAGAGCTGGCTGTCGGGGGCGCAGCGGCACCAGCCTTTACCTGCAACTGCTTGATGGTCTCACCGCCCTTCCCGATCACAAGGCCAGCTTTAGTGGCCGGGACGAGAATTTCCTGCACGGCCATCCCCTGCCCGTCGGAGTGCATGAACGGCTGAGGTCGGCCCTTCTCCACAATCTCCGTCAACAGCCTCTTTGCCGTCCTGCGGAGGATTCCGGAGATGGGACAGTGAGCGGGTCGGCTGTGGCTCACCGAGGCATGTGAAACATGTGTTACAAATAGTACTTACTGGATTGAATCTGGGGACCCAGTCAAGGTCACAGCCCTCTCTGGTAGGCCGCCACTGTCTGGTCATCAAAGCAAAAAAAGTGTGACTCAGAGACTTAAAGAACGGAGGATGCTGGACTGAAGCAGAGGCTGCAGACTCACCTTGGGCAATCTGTATTTTGCATCCGGACTCTTGCTGCAGTCGCGATATCTGCTCACCCCCCCGTCCAATAACTACGAAAAGGGAAAGTTTCCAGTTTTAAAATGGACTCCTGCAATACGCTGCAAACCACGACAGGAAGAACACTTACTGAATCCAACCATCCCGTCCGGAACCTTGAACTCCTCAGAGGTCGACCTACAAACAGCAGGCGTGCCATTAAAAACAAGTCCCATGTGGAGAGACATCACCACTCTGCACAGAGATACGACAAGAGCAACTATCCTTCTTACCTGGGAGCAGAATTCATGCCCCCCATTACTGATGAGAAAGCTGTGGAGAAGCAAAGGGCCTTGTTAGAGCAGGAAGAGAGAAATCAagccacatggggggggggggggggggggggcagagacaaaCACCAGCTTTGTTGACCAGAAAGCACTGGACATTAACACAAACCTCCACCATCGCCACAAAGCACAGAGACACTTACGGTCGCTCTGCGAAGCCATTTTCTTTGTTTCCGGTTGATCTGCAGACAGAGGGGAAGTAAAGGGCACGTCATAGAGTGCCTTCCTGTCTGCTCACAATCCACCCTAAAGTACGGCCCTGGGGTCGAAAGGGAGACCGGCCGCCCCATCCCGCCTTCAAACACCACCACAGAATTATCTAATAacactggggggcggggggggctagACAAGTAGAGCCAAAGACACATGCAGTTTTGATTTAACGTTAAGAAGCGAGGTGCTATGGGACTTGACGGCTATTCTTTCAAGGCCAGGATCTATCATTGCAATTAAAATCCACAGTTTAGTGTCACGGGTGAGTAGTTTCAGCCACATTACTCT is a window from the Paramormyrops kingsleyae isolate MSU_618 chromosome 21, PKINGS_0.4, whole genome shotgun sequence genome containing:
- the fubp1 gene encoding far upstream element-binding protein 1 isoform X2 — protein: MADYSSVAPPSSNSGGGVNDAFKDALQRARQIAAKIGGDGGVPPPPVANEFGYGGQKRPLEDADDSWTSLSSRTHWEGFQSSFTDQPETKKMASQSDPFSSVMGGMNSAPRSTSEEFKVPDGMVGFIIGRGGEQISRLQQESGCKIQIAQDSGGLPERAVTLTGSPDSIQTAKRLLTEIVEKGRPQPFMHSDGQGMAVQEILVPATKAGLVIGKGGETIKQLQERAGVKMVMIQEGPQNTGADKPLRITGEPFKVQQAKEMVMELIRDQGFREQRGEYGSRMGGGDTLDVPVPRFAVGIVIGRNGEMIKKIQNDTGVRIQFKPDDGSMPERIAQIMGPPDRAQHAAEIIADLLRSVQAGGPPGPGGRGRGRGQGNWNMGPPGGLQEFTFTVPAMKTGLIIGKGGETIKSISQQSGARVELQRNPPPNTDPNLKIFTIRGSPQQIDYARQLVEEKIGGPVSPIGGPHGPPGPHGGPSPHGPPGPPGPPAPMGPYNPGPYNQGPPGPHGPPAPYQPQGWGNGFPHWQQGQPDPGKAAADANAAAWAAYYSQYQQQPQPPMAPAAAAPGTAQTNGQGDPQAPGQSGQTDYTKAWEEYYKKLGQQGQPQQDYTKAWEEYYKKQGQAAPQAAPAAASPAGGQPDYSAAWAEYYRQQAAYYGQGSPQAMGAAPPQQGQ
- the fubp1 gene encoding far upstream element-binding protein 1 isoform X3; its protein translation is MADYSSVAPPSSNSGGGVNDAFKDALQRARQIAAKIGGDGGVPPPPVANEFGYGGQKRPLEDADQPETKKMASQSDPFSSVMGGMNSAPRSTSEEFKVPDGMVGFIIGRGGEQISRLQQESGCKIQIAQDSGGLPERAVTLTGSPDSIQTAKRLLTEIVEKGRPQPFMHSDGQGMAVQEILVPATKAGLVIGKGGETIKQLQERAGVKMVMIQEGPQNTGADKPLRITGEPFKVQQAKEMVMELIRDQGFREQRGEYGSRMGGGDTLDVPVPRFAVGIVIGRNGEMIKKIQNDTGVRIQFKPDDGSMPERIAQIMGPPDRAQHAAEIIADLLRSVQAGGPPGPGGRGRGRGQGNWNMGPPGGLQEFTFTVPAMKTGLIIGKGGETIKSISQQSGARVELQRNPPPNTDPNLKIFTIRGSPQQIDYARQLVEEKIGGPVSPIGGPHGPPGPHGGPSPHGPPGPPGPPAPMGPYNPGPYNQGPPGPHGPPAPYQPQGWGNGFPHWQQGQPDPGKAAADANAAAWAAYYSQYQQQPQPPMAPAAAAPGTAQTNGQGDPQAPGQSGQTDYTKAWEEYYKKLGQQGQPQQDYTKAWEEYYKKQGQAAPQAAPAAASPAGGQPDYSAAWAEYYRQQAAYYGQGSPQAMGAAPPQQVPLAPLPAAAGPRRR
- the fubp1 gene encoding far upstream element-binding protein 1 isoform X4, with translation MADYSSVAPPSSNSGGGVNDAFKDALQRARQIAAKIGGDGGVPPPPVANEFGYGGQKRPLEDADDSWTSLSSRTHWEGFQSSFTDQPETKKMASQSDPFSSVMGGMNSAPRSTSEEFKVPDGMVGFIIGRGGEQISRLQQESGCKIQIAQDSGGLPERAVTLTGSPDSIQTAKRLLTEIVEKGRPQPFMHSDGQGMAVQEILVPATKAGLVIGKGGETIKQLQERAGVKMVMIQEGPQNTGADKPLRITGEPFKVQQAKEMVMELIRDQGFREQRGEYGSRMGGGDTLDVPVPRFAVGIVIGRNGEMIKKIQNDTGVRIQFKPDDGSMPERIAQIMGPPDRAQHAAEIIADLLRSVQAGGPPGPGGRGRGRGQGNWNMGPPGGLQEFTFTVPAMKTGLIIGKGGETIKSISQQSGARVELQRNPPPNTDPNLKIFTIRGSPQQIDYARQLVEEKIGGPVSPIGGPHGPPGPHGGPSPHGPPGPPGPPAPMGPYNPGPYNQGPPGPHGPPAPYQPQGWGNGFPHWQQGQPDPGKAAADANAAAWAAYYSQYQQQPQPPMAPAAAAPGTAQTNGQGQQGQPQQDYTKAWEEYYKKQGQAAPQAAPAAASPAGGQPDYSAAWAEYYRQQAAYYGQGSPQAMGAAPPQQVPLAPLPAAAGPRRR
- the fubp1 gene encoding far upstream element-binding protein 1 isoform X1; amino-acid sequence: MADYSSVAPPSSNSGGGVNDAFKDALQRARQIAAKIGGDGGVPPPPVANEFGYGGQKRPLEDADDSWTSLSSRTHWEGFQSSFTDQPETKKMASQSDPFSSVMGGMNSAPRSTSEEFKVPDGMVGFIIGRGGEQISRLQQESGCKIQIAQDSGGLPERAVTLTGSPDSIQTAKRLLTEIVEKGRPQPFMHSDGQGMAVQEILVPATKAGLVIGKGGETIKQLQERAGVKMVMIQEGPQNTGADKPLRITGEPFKVQQAKEMVMELIRDQGFREQRGEYGSRMGGGDTLDVPVPRFAVGIVIGRNGEMIKKIQNDTGVRIQFKPDDGSMPERIAQIMGPPDRAQHAAEIIADLLRSVQAGGPPGPGGRGRGRGQGNWNMGPPGGLQEFTFTVPAMKTGLIIGKGGETIKSISQQSGARVELQRNPPPNTDPNLKIFTIRGSPQQIDYARQLVEEKIGGPVSPIGGPHGPPGPHGGPSPHGPPGPPGPPAPMGPYNPGPYNQGPPGPHGPPAPYQPQGWGNGFPHWQQGQPDPGKAAADANAAAWAAYYSQYQQQPQPPMAPAAAAPGTAQTNGQGDPQAPGQSGQTDYTKAWEEYYKKLGQQGQPQQDYTKAWEEYYKKQGQAAPQAAPAAASPAGGQPDYSAAWAEYYRQQAAYYGQGSPQAMGAAPPQQVPLAPLPAAAGPRRR